One Clostridium estertheticum DNA segment encodes these proteins:
- a CDS encoding class I SAM-dependent methyltransferase, whose amino-acid sequence MHKFNIKNIEKLDNPERRRTMPPEETLLKFKVADDGTLLDVGCGIGYFTVPASNLLKNNKVIGIDIVPEILDFAKEKAEGINNIEFKNSEEYTFPVQSDSVKYVLICNVIHEVEDVARYFDEVKRVLKDDGYFLIIDWVKTKMEVGPPIQDRISVDEMVQLCNSAGFKAIETIDVSPTQYGLRLEKQK is encoded by the coding sequence ATGCATAAGTTTAATATTAAAAATATAGAAAAATTAGATAATCCAGAAAGAAGAAGGACTATGCCACCAGAAGAAACACTTTTAAAATTTAAAGTGGCGGATGACGGTACTTTATTAGATGTAGGCTGTGGGATAGGATATTTTACGGTGCCAGCTTCAAATCTTCTTAAAAATAACAAAGTTATCGGTATAGATATAGTTCCTGAAATTTTAGATTTTGCTAAGGAAAAAGCAGAGGGCATAAATAATATAGAATTTAAGAACAGTGAAGAATATACTTTCCCAGTACAAAGTGATTCAGTTAAATATGTACTTATATGCAATGTTATTCACGAAGTTGAGGATGTAGCAAGATACTTTGATGAAGTTAAAAGAGTATTAAAAGATGATGGCTACTTTTTAATAATAGACTGGGTTAAAACAAAAATGGAGGTAGGGCCTCCTATTCAGGATAGAATATCTGTAGATGAGATGGTGCAATTATGTAACAGTGCAGGATTTAAAGCAATTGAAACTATAGATGTATCACCTACTCAATATGGCTTGAGATTAGAAAAGCAAAAATAA
- a CDS encoding AI-2E family transporter, producing MIRYKKIPYIQLIPIIIITFLLFRIISNIENIGAIFQKIISLLSYFIWGFFIAYLLNPLMVYIEKETKMKRIYSIIIIYTIFIGIILLIIFLVAPNVVKSVVDLFNNIPQLADKSIKGSTNFLAENKFLNKFNLTPYLKNYLTTFNKDISTYFAPGLQLLIDNLMGLSSFFMKLMSGIVISVYYLLDKESIIYNIKKFIYSFLNEIHAAKVVNFGKIANITFKKYFIGKIIDSIIFGAITFIGFMILKIPYALPFSLVIAVTNMIPYFGNIIGMIPAVTITIFFSPIKSLELVLFIVTLSNIDGWFISPKIIGDKVGLSPLLIILGIVLGGGLFGITGMILGVPTIALINILLEDFMNKRTENKQIL from the coding sequence TTGATTCGATATAAAAAAATACCCTATATACAGCTTATCCCTATAATTATAATAACTTTTCTTCTTTTTAGGATAATAAGTAACATTGAAAATATAGGTGCAATATTTCAAAAAATCATTTCATTACTTAGTTATTTTATTTGGGGTTTCTTTATAGCTTATTTGCTTAATCCACTTATGGTATACATTGAAAAAGAGACTAAAATGAAAAGAATTTATAGTATCATCATAATTTATACAATATTTATAGGAATAATATTATTAATAATATTCCTAGTTGCTCCTAATGTTGTTAAAAGTGTGGTTGATTTATTTAATAATATTCCTCAATTAGCAGATAAATCAATTAAAGGGTCTACTAATTTTCTAGCTGAAAATAAATTTTTAAACAAATTCAATCTTACACCTTACTTGAAAAATTACCTTACTACTTTTAATAAAGATATATCAACATACTTCGCCCCAGGTTTACAACTTCTAATTGATAATTTAATGGGGTTAAGTTCTTTCTTTATGAAGTTAATGTCTGGAATCGTAATTTCAGTTTACTATTTACTTGATAAAGAATCCATTATTTATAATATTAAAAAATTCATTTATTCTTTTTTAAATGAAATCCATGCTGCTAAAGTAGTTAATTTCGGAAAAATAGCTAATATTACTTTTAAAAAATATTTTATTGGAAAGATAATTGATTCTATTATTTTTGGTGCTATTACTTTTATAGGATTTATGATATTAAAGATACCTTATGCATTGCCTTTTAGTTTAGTAATAGCAGTAACAAATATGATCCCTTATTTTGGAAACATTATAGGAATGATACCTGCTGTTACAATAACAATATTCTTTAGTCCAATAAAATCTTTAGAGTTAGTACTCTTTATTGTAACCTTAAGTAATATCGATGGATGGTTTATATCCCCCAAAATCATTGGTGATAAGGTAGGGCTTAGTCCACTACTTATAATACTAGGAATTGTTCTCGGAGGAGGACTTTTCGGAATTACAGGAATGATACTTGGAGTTCCAACTATAGCTTTAATAAATATTTTATTAGAAGATTTTATGAATAAAAGAACTGAAAACAAGCAAATTCTATAA
- the thiW gene encoding energy coupling factor transporter S component ThiW translates to MKTKKITISSMLIAIGVIVGNIIFIPVGVSKCFPVQHTINVLAAVILGPGYAVAIAFCISLLRNILGTGSLLAFPGSMIGALLAGILYKKTKNNLLAVAGEIFGTGILGGLLAFPVANFIMGKKIGALFFITPFLISTIGGSLIAFFILRVLDLKKLTNLNKEA, encoded by the coding sequence ATGAAAACTAAAAAAATAACTATATCATCAATGCTAATAGCTATAGGGGTAATAGTAGGAAATATTATTTTTATACCAGTAGGAGTATCAAAATGCTTTCCTGTGCAGCATACAATCAATGTACTAGCAGCTGTGATTTTAGGCCCTGGATATGCTGTGGCTATAGCCTTTTGTATATCATTACTTAGAAATATATTAGGAACAGGCTCTCTTTTGGCATTCCCAGGAAGCATGATTGGAGCACTTTTAGCTGGAATTTTATATAAGAAAACCAAAAATAATTTGTTGGCAGTAGCTGGAGAAATATTTGGGACAGGAATTTTAGGGGGACTATTAGCATTTCCAGTAGCTAACTTTATAATGGGTAAAAAAATTGGTGCATTGTTCTTTATAACTCCATTCTTAATAAGTACCATTGGAGGAAGTCTAATAGCATTTTTCATTCTTAGAGTTTTAGATTTAAAAAAACTAACCAATTTAAATAAAGAAGCTTAA
- the pduL gene encoding phosphate propanoyltransferase, protein MEKNMVPVGLSNRHIHLSKEHLELLFGEGYELKKSKDLSQPGQYAAEEKVDVVGTKGTFKGIRILGPVRKETQVEISLADGFVLGVNPPISNSGNLIDSPGVKVVGPKGEIIIEKGVIAAARHIHMHTSDAENFGVVDKEVVSVKVEGKRGLVFDNVLIRVNKEYALEMHVDIEEGNAAGLKNGLMVELLK, encoded by the coding sequence ATGGAAAAGAATATGGTTCCAGTTGGATTATCAAACAGACACATACATTTAAGTAAGGAGCATTTAGAACTTTTATTTGGAGAGGGTTATGAATTAAAGAAGTCCAAAGACTTATCTCAGCCAGGACAATACGCTGCAGAAGAAAAGGTTGATGTTGTTGGAACAAAAGGAACCTTTAAGGGAATAAGAATACTAGGGCCAGTTAGAAAAGAAACACAAGTAGAAATTTCTTTAGCTGATGGCTTTGTTTTAGGCGTTAATCCACCTATTAGTAATTCGGGGAACTTAATAGATAGCCCAGGAGTAAAGGTTGTTGGCCCTAAGGGAGAAATTATAATAGAAAAAGGTGTTATTGCTGCTGCTAGACATATCCATATGCATACTTCTGATGCAGAGAACTTTGGAGTTGTTGACAAGGAAGTCGTTAGCGTTAAGGTTGAAGGTAAAAGAGGTTTAGTATTCGACAATGTTTTAATTAGAGTTAATAAAGAATATGCTCTTGAAATGCATGTTGATATAGAAGAAGGCAATGCAGCAGGACTTAAGAACGGACTAATGGTAGAATTATTAAAGTAA
- the cytX gene encoding putative hydroxymethylpyrimidine transporter CytX, producing MINDSEKLGFWTFAFLWFGAAVSIAEILTGGLIAPLGFKIGVIVILLGHLIGTGILMLGGIIGTREKVPAITSTSISFGVYGTYLFSILNILQLIGWTAVMIKAAANSVNTITQSLWGFNNVLVCIVLIGILTILWLSFGNAGMKKLNITAVFLLFILTLVLGSIIFKDKTLLTKASSSGISFGGALELSIIMPLSWLPLIADYTRFAKSEKGGAYGSFIGYFLGSSWMFIIGLGAAIVSNNSDPSAMMLAANLGITALGIVVLSTVTTTFLDVYSAGVSFINIMPKLSEKRVGIVMTIIGTFMAIILPIENYQSFLYAIGSVFAPLFAILITDYFIIKKNTKVEASVLINWGAILVWVMGIVIYYSFIKLDFILGATVPVMIITGFIYAISWRGTSKWKLTRKS from the coding sequence ATGATTAATGATAGTGAAAAATTAGGATTTTGGACCTTTGCATTTTTATGGTTTGGAGCAGCGGTTTCTATTGCTGAAATTTTGACTGGAGGACTCATTGCACCCTTAGGTTTTAAAATAGGGGTAATAGTAATTTTACTAGGACACCTAATTGGAACAGGAATATTGATGCTTGGAGGTATCATCGGTACTAGAGAAAAAGTGCCAGCTATAACTTCTACCAGTATTTCGTTTGGAGTATATGGTACTTATTTATTTTCAATTTTAAATATACTTCAGCTTATTGGTTGGACTGCAGTTATGATAAAGGCAGCAGCAAATTCTGTAAACACAATAACACAAAGTTTATGGGGTTTCAATAATGTTTTGGTATGTATAGTGCTTATCGGAATACTTACGATATTATGGCTTTCTTTTGGAAATGCGGGTATGAAAAAATTAAATATTACGGCCGTATTTTTGCTTTTTATCCTTACCTTGGTACTCGGATCAATTATTTTCAAGGATAAAACCTTACTTACAAAGGCCAGTAGTTCAGGTATATCCTTTGGAGGAGCATTAGAACTTAGTATAATTATGCCTCTTTCTTGGTTACCTTTAATTGCAGATTATACTAGATTTGCAAAAAGTGAAAAGGGAGGAGCCTATGGAAGTTTTATAGGTTATTTTTTAGGAAGTTCATGGATGTTTATAATAGGTCTGGGGGCTGCTATAGTTTCAAATAATTCAGATCCTTCAGCTATGATGCTTGCTGCAAATTTAGGAATTACGGCTTTAGGTATAGTGGTTCTATCTACAGTAACTACTACATTTTTGGATGTATACTCAGCAGGAGTTTCTTTCATAAACATTATGCCAAAGCTCAGTGAAAAAAGAGTTGGGATTGTTATGACTATTATTGGAACCTTCATGGCTATAATACTTCCTATAGAAAATTATCAGAGCTTTCTATATGCAATAGGGTCAGTATTTGCACCATTATTTGCGATTTTGATTACAGATTATTTTATAATAAAGAAAAATACAAAGGTTGAAGCGAGTGTACTTATAAATTGGGGAGCAATTCTTGTATGGGTTATGGGAATAGTAATTTACTATAGCTTTATTAAGCTTGATTTTATACTAGGTGCTACAGTACCAGTTATGATTATTACAGGCTTTATATATGCAATAAGTTGGAGGGGGACATCTAAATGGAAATTAACAAGAAAATCATAG
- a CDS encoding amino acid permease, whose protein sequence is MGKVNEINDSGNVKLKRELGLAAATAIVVGNCIGSGIFTSAASLAAASNPKTAMIAWVITAIGSLLIALSFASLGTAMPRTGGPIVYTRAAFGDFAGFLIAWTYWIGAWVGNAAIITAFMLYFTYFFPGATTPIMAFLITSAVLWFFTIVNILGVKGAGMVSIVTTVLKVSALVVFVVIAGSHFNPDMLSTVSSAKVSGMNTLPAAIAIALWAFVGIESATVPAGEIKDPEKNIRKSTIYGTLIAAAVYLIVSIVAMGVLNQETLAGSKAPLADIINAATGGTWGGNFIAIGAIISTLGATSGWVLTTARSAFGASQDKLFPEVFGRVHPKYKTPVASLVISGVAANILLILNYVGSLNAAFNFMLLLATLAFLPAYAFCAAADIVLLKKHSLDFNIWNFLKNSFVALLAFAYAIYAIYGTGSEVVMYGFILMLVGIPVYLYMMLENNKKDKKVDALRKDIQA, encoded by the coding sequence ATGGGTAAAGTCAATGAAATTAACGATTCTGGAAACGTAAAGTTAAAGAGGGAGCTTGGTCTTGCTGCTGCAACTGCTATAGTTGTAGGTAACTGTATAGGTTCAGGTATTTTCACCTCTGCCGCATCACTAGCTGCTGCATCAAATCCTAAAACCGCTATGATTGCTTGGGTAATTACAGCCATTGGATCACTACTAATTGCTTTAAGTTTTGCTAGTCTTGGAACAGCTATGCCAAGAACAGGAGGGCCAATCGTATATACTAGAGCTGCCTTTGGAGATTTTGCAGGGTTCTTAATTGCATGGACTTATTGGATAGGTGCTTGGGTAGGAAACGCCGCTATTATAACTGCTTTTATGCTTTATTTCACATATTTTTTCCCTGGTGCAACAACTCCAATAATGGCGTTTTTAATTACTTCAGCTGTATTGTGGTTTTTCACCATTGTAAATATTCTTGGTGTTAAAGGAGCCGGTATGGTTAGTATTGTAACAACAGTGCTAAAAGTAAGTGCTCTAGTAGTATTTGTAGTAATTGCAGGTTCGCATTTTAATCCTGATATGCTTAGTACAGTATCTAGTGCTAAAGTTTCAGGAATGAATACCTTACCAGCAGCGATTGCAATTGCATTATGGGCTTTTGTAGGAATTGAAAGTGCAACAGTTCCCGCAGGAGAAATTAAAGATCCAGAAAAAAACATTAGAAAAAGCACAATATATGGTACTTTAATTGCAGCAGCTGTATATTTAATTGTTTCAATAGTTGCTATGGGTGTTCTAAATCAAGAAACTTTAGCTGGTTCAAAAGCACCTCTTGCGGATATAATTAACGCAGCAACTGGTGGAACTTGGGGCGGAAACTTTATAGCAATAGGCGCTATAATATCCACACTAGGAGCTACTTCAGGATGGGTGTTAACCACTGCTAGAAGCGCATTTGGTGCTTCTCAGGATAAATTATTCCCAGAAGTATTTGGAAGAGTACATCCTAAATATAAGACTCCAGTGGCCTCACTTGTAATAAGTGGTGTTGCAGCTAATATACTTCTTATATTAAATTATGTAGGTTCATTGAATGCAGCATTTAATTTTATGTTATTACTTGCTACATTAGCATTCTTGCCGGCTTATGCTTTTTGCGCAGCAGCAGATATAGTTCTTTTAAAGAAACATTCATTAGACTTTAATATTTGGAATTTCTTGAAGAATTCTTTTGTAGCATTGCTTGCTTTTGCATATGCTATATATGCGATTTATGGAACTGGATCAGAGGTTGTAATGTATGGGTTTATACTTATGTTAGTAGGTATTCCAGTGTACTTATACATGATGCTTGAAAATAATAAGAAAGACAAAAAAGTTGATGCTTTAAGAAAAGATATACAGGCTTAG
- the thiD gene encoding bifunctional hydroxymethylpyrimidine kinase/phosphomethylpyrimidine kinase: MKKVLTIAGSDSCGGAGIQADLKSFSANGVYGMSVITAITAQNTMGVFAVQDLDKEIIESQIDAIFTDIVVDAVKIGMVSVISTIDAISEKLEQYKPKNIVLDPVMISKSGFSLLKPESKTALIKKLIPLASLITPNVPEAEEILREVNSDITSIETVEDMERAAKEMYKLGCKNVLLKGGHMQGDAIDVFYDGKEITHFKSERIHTKNTHGTGCTLSSAIAANLALGLNMVEAIKKSKEYITIAIMHSLDIGHGVGPTNHFYELYKKAGIAND, encoded by the coding sequence ATGAAAAAAGTTTTGACTATAGCGGGTTCTGACAGTTGTGGAGGAGCAGGAATACAAGCGGATTTAAAGAGTTTTAGTGCAAATGGGGTTTACGGAATGAGTGTTATTACAGCTATAACAGCGCAGAATACCATGGGAGTTTTTGCAGTACAAGATTTGGATAAAGAAATTATTGAGTCACAAATTGATGCGATTTTTACAGATATAGTTGTAGATGCAGTTAAAATTGGTATGGTTTCAGTGATTTCAACTATTGATGCCATAAGTGAAAAATTAGAACAATACAAGCCTAAAAACATAGTATTAGATCCTGTAATGATTTCAAAAAGCGGTTTTTCATTGTTAAAGCCAGAGTCCAAAACCGCACTAATTAAGAAATTAATTCCACTAGCATCTCTTATTACGCCTAATGTTCCAGAGGCTGAGGAGATTCTTCGTGAAGTTAATTCAGATATTACAAGTATTGAAACAGTGGAAGATATGGAAAGAGCCGCAAAGGAAATGTACAAGCTAGGCTGCAAAAATGTGCTTTTAAAGGGAGGACATATGCAGGGAGATGCAATAGATGTGTTTTATGATGGGAAGGAAATTACACATTTTAAATCCGAAAGAATACATACAAAAAACACTCATGGAACGGGATGTACTTTATCTTCTGCTATAGCTGCAAATTTGGCTTTGGGGCTTAATATGGTGGAGGCAATAAAAAAATCAAAAGAGTATATAACAATTGCTATAATGCATTCCTTAGATATTGGACATGGCGTTGGACCTACCAATCACTTCTATGAATTATATAAGAAAGCAGGTATAGCTAATGATTAA
- a CDS encoding RNA polymerase sigma factor — protein sequence MEIKYIDEKALILGLKNKEASAFEALLNIYGYKILRVCYLILKDINLAEDVTQEVFILVYRHGSKFKEKSSLFTWINKIAINKCRDILKKNNKYTYFDDYDEIEADSNIENEVLLSVKVNKIKDCIFLMKPLYREIITLYYYQELSIKELCEVLNENENTVKSRLIRGRKILKDILIKEDLSYEEI from the coding sequence TTGGAGATTAAATATATTGATGAGAAAGCTTTAATACTAGGACTTAAAAATAAAGAAGCTTCAGCTTTTGAAGCTTTGCTTAATATATATGGATATAAGATTTTAAGAGTATGTTATTTAATATTAAAAGATATAAATTTAGCAGAAGATGTTACGCAAGAAGTATTTATTTTAGTTTATAGACATGGTAGCAAGTTTAAGGAGAAGAGTTCTTTATTTACCTGGATAAATAAAATAGCAATTAACAAATGTAGAGATATCCTTAAGAAAAATAATAAATACACCTATTTTGACGATTATGATGAGATAGAGGCAGACAGTAATATCGAAAATGAGGTTCTTTTGAGTGTTAAAGTTAATAAAATTAAGGATTGTATCTTTCTCATGAAGCCACTTTATAGAGAAATTATAACCTTATATTATTATCAAGAGTTGTCAATAAAAGAACTTTGTGAAGTTCTAAATGAAAATGAGAATACAGTCAAAAGTAGATTAATAAGAGGAAGAAAAATATTGAAGGATATATTAATAAAGGAGGATTTATCTTATGAGGAAATTTAA
- a CDS encoding GerMN domain-containing protein has protein sequence MKKLLLITSLIFSLVFLSSCSDKKVVVPDKVKTVPIVTKLPSTIKDYFSYGENSEYIYEGKGNEYASYNVFVDYLTENRVQLRTDNGGTEVVKVLENKDGKLTMLLSRAESYYRENLTQSPSNKEEILLKEPLIKGTTWTLSDNRKRYISNVDVYVTTPLGKYKTIEVTTENKEGKNLDYYAPNVGLVKTAFVIKDGDEITSSLSKIEKDKALTQTVKFYYPNAVEDKLYFVNKQLSFKTNDITKIIFETAFKDLPKGDLGKVLGPNVKIKSLYLNKDNTVYVDFTKELVSEMNAGSGFEGMILQCITNTLGAYYGVDKVYITIEGSPYSSGHIIMKKGESFTVDYKNSIELK, from the coding sequence ATGAAAAAGCTTCTGTTAATTACTAGTTTAATTTTTTCGCTTGTATTTCTAAGTAGTTGTTCAGATAAGAAGGTTGTTGTGCCTGATAAAGTGAAGACAGTTCCAATTGTGACGAAGTTACCATCCACTATTAAGGATTATTTTTCCTATGGTGAAAACTCGGAATATATATATGAGGGTAAAGGAAATGAATATGCCTCTTACAATGTTTTTGTAGACTATTTAACTGAAAACCGTGTTCAACTAAGAACTGATAATGGGGGTACGGAAGTAGTTAAGGTGCTAGAAAATAAAGATGGAAAGTTAACTATGCTTCTATCTAGAGCTGAAAGTTATTATAGAGAGAATTTAACCCAAAGTCCTAGTAATAAGGAAGAAATTTTGTTAAAAGAACCACTAATAAAAGGAACCACTTGGACCCTCTCTGACAATAGAAAAAGATATATCTCAAATGTGGATGTTTACGTAACCACACCTTTGGGTAAATATAAAACAATTGAGGTTACTACAGAGAATAAAGAAGGTAAGAACTTAGACTATTATGCACCAAATGTTGGTTTAGTTAAAACAGCATTTGTTATAAAAGATGGTGATGAGATTACATCTTCATTAAGCAAAATAGAAAAAGACAAGGCATTAACTCAAACAGTGAAATTTTATTATCCTAATGCAGTTGAAGATAAATTATATTTCGTAAATAAGCAACTTTCTTTTAAAACTAATGATATAACAAAAATCATTTTTGAAACTGCTTTTAAAGATTTGCCTAAAGGAGATCTCGGCAAGGTGCTTGGACCTAATGTTAAAATAAAAAGTCTTTATTTAAATAAGGATAATACGGTTTATGTGGACTTCACAAAGGAATTGGTTAGTGAAATGAATGCAGGCTCAGGCTTTGAAGGCATGATTTTACAGTGTATTACCAATACACTTGGTGCATATTACGGTGTAGATAAAGTTTATATAACCATAGAAGGCAGTCCTTACTCTTCAGGTCATATTATAATGAAAAAAGGTGAGTCTTTTACTGTAGATTATAAGAATAGTATTGAACTAAAATAA
- a CDS encoding MDR family MFS transporter, whose amino-acid sequence MESKKKSIVIALMVSMFLAAVEGTVITTAIPTIVKELNGFELISWVFAAYLLTSAISTPIYGKLSDLYGRKNILSIGIIIFLLGSCLCGISQSMYQLIAFRAVQGVGAGAIFTVTYTIVGDIFTVEEKPKVQGWLSTVWGIASLTGPFLGGFLIENLSWNWIFFINLPFGIISIVLLQKNLIETFERKKHKIDYLGTLLLSLAIITFLLGSLSGKKNNIIIALAVTMAILILFYHVEKRAEEPIIPFEIFTKTSTIVNSISFLASGILIGVEVYLPIYMQNVLGFGATASGVSMAPMSISWLLSSFILSKAIPKYGERIVIGISTLILLVSCGFLTTLTIKSPIISVIVYGFIMGFGFGGAFTTLTIMVQESVGYSKRGAATAVNALVRTLGQTIGVSIFGIILNVNIVKYFNNLGIKGIQPNNLYSQTALNSGVSLQQIKLSLNSGLHVVFIAFIIIAIVSLILSFRFDANSKDSILE is encoded by the coding sequence ATGGAATCGAAAAAAAAGAGTATAGTCATTGCATTAATGGTGTCAATGTTTCTCGCCGCTGTAGAGGGAACAGTAATAACTACTGCCATACCAACTATAGTTAAAGAATTAAATGGGTTTGAGCTTATAAGCTGGGTTTTTGCTGCTTACCTATTGACATCAGCTATTTCAACACCCATATATGGGAAATTATCTGATTTATATGGAAGAAAAAACATTCTTTCAATTGGAATAATAATTTTTTTACTGGGAAGTTGCCTTTGCGGGATATCACAAAGCATGTACCAGCTTATAGCATTTCGTGCAGTTCAAGGAGTGGGGGCGGGAGCAATATTTACGGTTACGTACACTATAGTTGGTGACATTTTTACTGTTGAAGAAAAACCAAAGGTTCAAGGTTGGTTAAGTACAGTATGGGGAATAGCGAGTTTAACAGGACCTTTTTTAGGGGGATTTTTAATAGAAAATCTTTCGTGGAATTGGATTTTCTTTATAAATTTACCCTTTGGAATAATATCTATAGTACTTTTACAAAAGAACCTAATTGAAACTTTTGAAAGGAAGAAACATAAGATAGATTATTTAGGTACTTTATTATTATCTCTTGCAATTATAACCTTTTTACTGGGAAGTTTATCTGGTAAAAAGAATAATATCATAATAGCCTTAGCAGTTACAATGGCAATATTGATCCTATTTTATCATGTGGAGAAAAGAGCTGAGGAACCCATTATACCCTTTGAAATTTTCACGAAAACTAGCACTATTGTAAATTCCATAAGCTTTTTAGCCTCAGGGATTTTAATAGGAGTGGAGGTTTACTTGCCTATTTATATGCAAAATGTTTTAGGCTTTGGGGCTACAGCTTCAGGAGTTTCTATGGCACCAATGTCTATTTCATGGCTCTTATCTTCATTTATTTTGTCTAAAGCTATTCCTAAATATGGTGAAAGAATAGTCATTGGTATATCTACACTAATTTTACTTGTTAGTTGTGGGTTTTTAACTACTTTAACTATTAAATCTCCAATAATATCAGTTATAGTTTATGGTTTTATAATGGGATTTGGTTTTGGAGGAGCTTTTACTACATTAACAATAATGGTGCAAGAATCTGTAGGATATAGCAAAAGAGGTGCAGCCACAGCAGTAAATGCACTAGTTCGTACCTTAGGTCAAACTATAGGAGTAAGTATTTTCGGTATTATATTAAATGTAAATATAGTTAAATATTTTAATAACTTGGGAATTAAGGGTATACAACCAAATAATTTATACTCCCAGACAGCTTTAAACAGTGGAGTAAGTTTGCAGCAAATAAAATTATCTTTAAATTCAGGGCTTCATGTGGTATTTATAGCATTTATCATAATTGCTATAGTTTCACTGATACTTTCTTTTAGATTTGATGCAAATTCAAAAGATAGTATTTTAGAATAA
- a CDS encoding 50S ribosomal protein L25: MEKVILDAFERIPGNKKFKEGGFIAGVIYGDNIKEAISVKFELLPLKKILAQHGSNAKVWVKCGEDKKFGFVKAIQRHPVSATINHVDIQVVSLDHEIKLQLPISFKGEANIIDNLLQLQIHKSEIDVFGNMALMPDVVTIDIAGKKLGDTITIADFDLDKKIKITDEEDQIYAAIIARKEQVEEDEVTKEELIVEPVVEA; this comes from the coding sequence ATGGAAAAAGTTATTTTAGATGCATTTGAAAGAATTCCAGGAAATAAGAAATTTAAAGAAGGCGGTTTTATTGCAGGTGTAATTTATGGTGATAACATCAAGGAAGCAATTTCTGTAAAGTTTGAATTATTACCCCTAAAAAAGATTCTTGCACAACATGGTTCTAATGCGAAAGTATGGGTTAAATGCGGAGAGGACAAGAAATTTGGATTCGTAAAAGCAATCCAAAGACATCCTGTATCAGCAACAATTAACCACGTAGATATACAAGTTGTTTCTTTAGATCATGAAATAAAATTACAATTACCTATATCATTCAAAGGTGAAGCTAATATTATAGATAATCTACTTCAGTTACAGATCCATAAATCTGAAATAGATGTTTTTGGAAACATGGCTTTAATGCCAGATGTAGTAACTATTGATATAGCAGGAAAAAAACTTGGAGATACAATTACAATAGCTGATTTTGATTTAGATAAGAAAATTAAAATCACTGACGAGGAAGATCAAATTTACGCAGCTATAATAGCAAGAAAAGAACAAGTTGAAGAGGATGAAGTTACTAAAGAAGAACTTATTGTTGAACCTGTAGTTGAGGCTTAA